The following is a genomic window from Janibacter sp. DB-40.
CGTCGCCGTAGCCGGCGACGACCGCGACCTTGCCGCCGATGAGGACGTCGGTGGCGCGGTTGAGGCCGTCGATGACCGAGTGGCGGGTGCCGTACTTGTTGTCGAACTTGGACTTGGTGACCGCGTCGTTGACGTTGATGGCCGGGAAGAGCAGGTCCCGCGTCTCGGCGAGCTGGTAGAGCCGCAGCACGCCGGTCGTGGTCTCCTCGGTGACGCCCTTGATGCGGGAGCCGACGGTCTGCCACTTGGTGGGGTCCTCGGCCAGGGTGCGGCGCACGAGGGCCTTGAAGACGCTGAACTCCTCGGAGTCGTCCTCGGTCGTGGGCGGCACCTGGCCGGCCTTCTCCCACTCGGCGCCCTTGTGGACGAGCATCGTGGCGTCGCCGCCGTCATCGAGGATCATGTTGGGGCCGTCGCCGTCGGCCCAGGTGAGGATCTGGTTGGTGCAGTCCCAGTACTCCTCGAGCGTCTCGCCCTTCCACGCGAAGACCGGCACGCCCTGCGGGTCGTCCGCCGAGCCGTCCGGCCCGACGACGACCGCGGCAGCGGCCTCGTCCTGGGTGGAGTAGATGTTGCAGCTGGCCCAGCGCACCTGCGCGCCGAGGGCGGTGAGGGTCTCGATGAGCACGGCGGTCTGCACGGTCATGTGCAGCGAGCCGGCGATCTTCGCCCCCTTCAGCGGCTGCGAGGCGGCGTACTCCTCACGAATGCTCATCAGGCCGGGCATCTCGTGCTCGGCGAGTCGGATCTGGTGGCGGCCGGCCTCGGCGAGGCCCAGGTCGGCGACCTTGTAGTCGAAGGACACGGTGGATCTCCTCGTGACATGGGGTTGTCGGACCCGGCGCGACCCTTCTGGGCTCTCGCGGGTCATCACCCACGCCGGCTCCCGCCAGTGTATGTGCTCGCCGCCGGGGGTCGGCACGGTCACACCATTCGAAGAAGCACCGCGAGCTGTGGATCGCGTTCCTTCTTCGACTCAACCTCCGGAGGCCGTCCTGACCATTCGGAGCTCGTCGGCGTCATCAGTGGGCGGCCGCCTCCCCCTTCGCGTCGTCGCCGCCGAAGGGCAGCACGTGCATGACCGCGACGACCACGCCACCGACGACGGCACCGAGGATCATCGAGGCGACGGTGTTGGTCACCCAGCCGAGGACGGCGCCGAGGGCGCCGGTCGCCTCCTCGACGGCGACCTCGAGGTGGTGGACGACGTCGTACGGGGGGGTCCAGTTGATCGGGTCGTCGGCGAGGCCGACGAGGATGATGTGCCCGCCGACCCAGAGCATCGCGAAGACACCGACGACCGACAGCACCGTCAGGAGCTTGGGCATGCCCTTGACCAGGGCACGGCCGACGGTCTGGGCGACGCCCGAGCCGGTCCGGGTCAGCCGCAGGCCGATGTCGTCCATCTTCACGATGAGCCCGACGGTGCCGTAGACCAGCAGCGTGATGAAGAGCGCGACGACGACCATCACGGCGAGCAGGTACCAGAAGCCACCGCCGAGTCCCTCGTCCAGGACGGCCTTGAGGGAGATGACCATGATCTCCGCCGAGAGGATGAAGTCGGTCGTGACGGCACTCTTGACGACCGCGTCCTCGTCGACCGTCTTCTTCTCCCCGTCCGCGGCGGCGGTGGTCTCGTGGCCGCCGTGGCCGGAGATCTTCTCCCAGATCTTCTCCGCTCCCTCGAAGCACAGGTACGTGCCACCGAGCATGAGCAGCGGGGACAGGGCCCACGGCAGGAAGGCGTTGAGCAGCAGGATCGCCGGGACGATGAAGATCAGCTTGTTGCGCAGGGACCCGATCGTGATCCGCTTGATGATCGGCAGCTCGCGCTTGGGGTCGAGGCCCTCGACGTAGCGCGGGGTCACGGCCGTGTCGTCGACGACGACTCCGGCGGCCTTGGTGCTCGCCCGACCGGCCGCGGCACTCACGTCGTCGACGGACGCGGCGGCCATGCGGGCGAGGACGGAGATGTCGTCCAGCAGGGCGACGAGACCGCCACTCATCGGGTGGCTCCGGCGGGTCGGGTCGTGATCGGCGTCAGCACGCGCTCAGGTTACCGACCCGGACCGACGAAGGGGGGAGGACGTCGCCTCAGGCGAGCGGCGGGGACTCGATGAGGTCCTCGACCGGGTTGAGGTCGAGGCCGAGCAGGGCGTTCTCCACGACCTCGGTCAGCGCCGGGTGGATCCAGTACTGACCGCGCACCATCTCCGAGACGGGTTGGTCGAAGGCCATCATGTGGATCAGCGGCTGGACGAGCGTGGCGGCGTCGGGACCGACGAGGTGACCGCCCACGAGCCGTCCGGTGCGGCGGTCGGCGATGACCTTGCACAGGCTCGTCGTGTCCTCCATGGCCCAGCCGTAGGCGGTGTCCCCGTACTTCTGCACCTTCGTCACGACGTCCGCGCCCGCCGCCACCGCCTCGGTCTCGGTGAGGCCCACGGTGGCGATCTGGGGGTGGGTGAAGACGGCCGCGGGGACGGCCACGTGGTCGAACTCCCGCAGGTCCTGCGGATGGGCGAGGTTGTGCGCGACGACTCGCGCCTCGTGGTTGGCCACGTGCTTGAGCTGGAAGGGGGAGGCCCCGTCCCCGAGCGCCCACACCCCCTCGACGGCGGTGCGGCCGTGGGCATCGACGACCACGCGG
Proteins encoded in this region:
- the ahcY gene encoding adenosylhomocysteinase, with product MSFDYKVADLGLAEAGRHQIRLAEHEMPGLMSIREEYAASQPLKGAKIAGSLHMTVQTAVLIETLTALGAQVRWASCNIYSTQDEAAAAVVVGPDGSADDPQGVPVFAWKGETLEEYWDCTNQILTWADGDGPNMILDDGGDATMLVHKGAEWEKAGQVPPTTEDDSEEFSVFKALVRRTLAEDPTKWQTVGSRIKGVTEETTTGVLRLYQLAETRDLLFPAINVNDAVTKSKFDNKYGTRHSVIDGLNRATDVLIGGKVAVVAGYGDVGKGVSAALAGQGARVLVTEVDPICALQAAMDGYQVTTMDKAAEYGDIFVTTTGCFDVITADHMAAMKNKAIVSNIGHFDNEIDIAGLARTPGITKTEIKAQVHEWTFPSGSSIIVLSEGRLMNLGNATGHPSFVMSNSFANQTIAQIELFEKAEEYVDEGGNPTVTTLPKHLDEKVARLHLDALGVELTELTKDQAEYLGVDVAGPYKPDHYRY
- a CDS encoding DUF808 domain-containing protein; this encodes MSGGLVALLDDISVLARMAAASVDDVSAAAGRASTKAAGVVVDDTAVTPRYVEGLDPKRELPIIKRITIGSLRNKLIFIVPAILLLNAFLPWALSPLLMLGGTYLCFEGAEKIWEKISGHGGHETTAAADGEKKTVDEDAVVKSAVTTDFILSAEIMVISLKAVLDEGLGGGFWYLLAVMVVVALFITLLVYGTVGLIVKMDDIGLRLTRTGSGVAQTVGRALVKGMPKLLTVLSVVGVFAMLWVGGHIILVGLADDPINWTPPYDVVHHLEVAVEEATGALGAVLGWVTNTVASMILGAVVGGVVVAVMHVLPFGGDDAKGEAAAH
- a CDS encoding FAD-dependent oxidoreductase, translated to MGCADLDDGHRPQAGRRGIIATLSDGSRVEVDVVLVAVGRRPSTADLGLDVAGVEVHDDGRVVVDAHGRTAVEGVWALGDGASPFQLKHVANHEARVVAHNLAHPQDLREFDHVAVPAAVFTHPQIATVGLTETEAVAAGADVVTKVQKYGDTAYGWAMEDTTSLCKVIADRRTGRLVGGHLVGPDAATLVQPLIHMMAFDQPVSEMVRGQYWIHPALTEVVENALLGLDLNPVEDLIESPPLA